CCGCGCACACCCGGGTACAGGCGGGACGGCCGCAGGTTGACGTAGTGGTCCAGGCTGAACCGCAGCTTCAGCAGCAGTTCGCGTTCAATCAGGCCGGACGGGACGAGCGTGTCCCCCGGTGCGGCACCCACGGCGCCGAACAGGATGGCATCGTGTCCCTTGAGTGCTTCCAGTGTGTGCTCCGGAAGCGTCTCTCCGGTTTCCAGCCAGTGCTCCGCCCCCAGCGGGTACTCCGTCAGCTCAAACCGGACGGGGCTGCCGCCGGTAACCGCCAGCAGCACCTTCACTGCTTCCGCGGTGACCTCAGGGCCAATCCCGTCTCCGGGGATGACGGCCAGGGAAATGGTTCGGGGTGTTTCGTCGCTCATGCTGCCCATCCTAGGAAACCGGTCCAGATACCGGGCAACCCGTCCCGCATCGTGGACACCCGGGACGGACCTCCGGGACGCCACCCCGGGAGTTCAACCCGCAGTATGACGCGCGGACGCCCGAACACCCCTAAAGTTGGTTTCCATGCTCGTGCACCGACGACTCTATGCCTGGCTGCAGGCGAACTCCGGGAAAGTGAACTTCTGGCAGGCAATCGCTGCCACGCTCATCTTCGCCGTCCCCTTCCTGCTGACGGGAGGAGGACAAAACGTCGAGTTCTTCCTGTCCGCGGCCATCTGCATGAGCCTGGCCTGGCGCCGCAGCCGCCCGGTGGCGGCAGCCGCCGTCCAAGCCGCTGCCTGTGTCCTCCAGCTTTTCCTGGTCCCGGTCACCGGCCTGCCGGCAGACATCTTCGTGCTGGTCACTGTGTATTCCCTGGCTGCCTTCGCCCCGCGCTGGGCGAGCATTGCCGGACTGGCCCTGGCCGCCATCGGCGGGGCACTCTTCCTGATCCGGTATATCTTCCCCGACATCGCCGGGGAGGGCACTTCCGTCATCGCCGTCATCGACCTCGTCGCCGTCGAAGCGGTGGTCCTGGTGGCATGGACGTTCGGCGACCTGACCCGCACCCGGCGGCTGGCCGTGCAGGCGCTCCAGGACCGGGCACATCGGCTCGAAGTGGAACGCGAACAGGAACGTGAACTCGCCGCCGCCGATGAGCGCAGCCATATCGCCCGGGAAATGCACGACATCGTGGCGCACTCACTCTCCGTGATCATCACCCAGGCCGACGGTGCCCGGTATGCGAGCGCCGAGGACCCGGAGATCGCACCGAAGACGCTGGGCGTCATTGCGGAAACGGGCCGTGGTTCCCTGCGGGAGATGCGCCGCCTGCTTGGCGTCCTGCGTGGCGATGAAGCCGCTTCCACCCGTCCCCTCCCTTCCCTCGCCGACCTCGAGGAACTGCTGGGAACGGTCAAGCGCAGCGGAATGGAAACCACCCTCAGCATCACGGGAACACCCCGCCGCCCCCTTCCTCCGGGGGCAGAGCTGACGGCGTACCGTGTGGTCCAGGAATCCCTGACGAACGTACTCAAACACGCGGGACGGGATGCGAGCGCCGAGGTCACCCTACGGTGGACTCCGGGCGGACTGGAACTGGGCGTCGACGACGACGGGCTGGG
This genomic stretch from Arthrobacter sp. zg-Y1110 harbors:
- a CDS encoding sensor histidine kinase, which encodes MLVHRRLYAWLQANSGKVNFWQAIAATLIFAVPFLLTGGGQNVEFFLSAAICMSLAWRRSRPVAAAAVQAAACVLQLFLVPVTGLPADIFVLVTVYSLAAFAPRWASIAGLALAAIGGALFLIRYIFPDIAGEGTSVIAVIDLVAVEAVVLVAWTFGDLTRTRRLAVQALQDRAHRLEVEREQERELAAADERSHIAREMHDIVAHSLSVIITQADGARYASAEDPEIAPKTLGVIAETGRGSLREMRRLLGVLRGDEAASTRPLPSLADLEELLGTVKRSGMETTLSITGTPRRPLPPGAELTAYRVVQESLTNVLKHAGRDASAEVTLRWTPGGLELGVDDDGLGAASALYDDGAGQGIKGMAERLSLYDGTLKAAPAAGGGFRVEAFIPYTEA